TTGGCAACATAAATTTTTATCTTTAAATTTAATTTAATATAGAAACCTAGTATATTTTAATCCTACGATAAAATTTCTATAGCCAATCCCCCGAATTATTCACGAAAACCCAAACTCTCAAGAATTTGAGTAGAATTCTCATATAAAAATTCATTCGTCAGGTGAAAATAGCCAAATGAGAGAAAAGTTAAAATGATTCTTAGGAAAAACTAATTTTTGAGCAGACTTCTCCCTTGGTGCGGGTTCGATTTTTAAAAAATTCGATTTAGTTCATTTCGAGATGCCATAATCGTGCATTAGCCATAAAGTACTGGTCACTCGCCGCTAAACGAGGCAAGAAAAAAGCACTCGTTGCCATATCGCATCGAATGCTTCGGATCATTTACTCCATGCTACAGAACAAGGAGCCGTTCAAAGAACCACCAATAACTTAGTATAACCAAAACCAAAAAGTTTTATTCAAAGTTACCCCATCACAGGTAGCTCTGTTTTCTTATTGGCTTTTTCAGGTCACAACTAGCATTACCTAGCCTAATCAAGATTATTCAGATTCATAAGGAATTATTTACTTTCACAGAAAATTGCTTGAACGTAATCTCTTTCTCTTGCTCTCCGTGTATCTCTTATATTCTTTTGAATCGTTATCGCAGCAAATACTTTTAATAATCGTAAGCTATCAAAAATTGCAGTCCTTTCAAATACAAACTAAACGTTAAATTTCCCTGTTTCTTCCTGAAGACTTTGTGCGAGCATTGCAAGTTGCTCAGAGGCTACCGCCATTTCATTCATTGTGGACGATTGTTCCTCTGTGATAGCTGATACATTTAATGTGTGCTCGTTTGTTGCTATTGCCTGTTCTCTTATTGCTTGTACGGTTACAATTACCTCTGTAAGCTTCCCGTAAGCATTTGTTGTGTTATGACTAGTCTCTTCAATCGTTCTTTTTAAATCTTGAATAGCATTTGTAATCGTATCAAACGTTACTCCTGCTTGTTGAACAGAATCAATACCGTTATGTGCAATTGTACGACTTTGTTCCATCATTGAGACCGCTTCGTTGATTTGATCTTGAATATTACGCACCAGCTTAGCGATGTCCTGTGAGGCATGGCCTGTTTGCTCGGCAAGGGCCTTTACTTCCCCAGCCACCACTGCAAAACCTTTTCCTGCTTCTCCAGCACGCGCTGCTTCAATAGCTGCATTTAAAGATAACAAGTTTGTTTGGTCAGTAATAGATGAAATAAGTTGGCTCATCGTGTTAATTTGTGCGGATTGATCCTTTAAACTATTTACTAGGTTAGCACTGTTCTCCACTTGTATATGTAGCTGTGTAATCTCATCAACAAATGTGCGAATTTGTTTTGAGCCGCCCGCTGCAATATCAGATGTTGTTGTCGATTTTTGAACAGCATTTTCTAAAACATTCACTACACCGTGCATATCATTAGCTAGTACAGTCGTTACGGATTCTAACTGTTCACTAACGACATGCTGTTTACTTGTATTTTCCGCGACATCCTGCATAGATGTAGCTACATTTGTAATAGATAGATTGACCTCTTGCACACTTGCAGTTAGCTCCTCTGCCGTCGATGCAACAATTTCTGACTCAGACAATATTCGCTGGACCATACCCCCTAATGATTGCTGAGAATGATTGTAGTATTGGGCCATCTCACCAAATTCATCCTTTGTATCGGCAGCCATCGTTTGCGTTAAATCGCCATTTGCTAGACTACCTAAATAACCATTCATATTTTGTACTTCACTGCGTATATAGCGTGCAATTAAGAAAATGACGATAGCAATGAGTAATATTAGTACAATACTTGCAATAATTTGTTGATATAGCATTGCTTGTACCTCACTATAAAGCTCACTGGTTGGCACAAGTAAAACGAGCTTCCATGGCATACCGTCAATTTGCTTGTATTGTAACGTATATTCTTCGTCATCGATTGTTATTTCTATTAAATCTTCCACATTTGCTAACTTTTCAATAGGCATATTCAAGTAATTTTGAACTGTTTCATTATTCACTTTTTCCGGATCAGGATGCGTTAAAAATTTTCCGCTGTCTTCCATTAAAAAGGCATATCCACTTTCTCGGATAGTGACGTCTGATACGATGGATTGAATAGAATTGAGCACGTAATCTGCTGTAATAACCCCGATTGGCTCATTACCTTTTACTAATTGAATACCAAATGAAATAAACATTTCCCCTAACGCTTCATCAAAATAGGGCTCCGTGTATGTAACTTCTGCTGATTTTAAGCTATTTGTATACCACTCCTGTGTATGAAAATCATATGATGGATCTTCATAAATGTCCGTATAGATAACTTTTTCGCCATCCTTATGGGCGTAGGGTCCAAAAAGTTCGCCATTTGCAACATCCTTCTCTAACCAAAATCCCATACCATATGTTTCTTTGTTTGATGGAAGTAATTGCTCTACGAAGCGTACAAATTGTTCCCTTTTCATAGGCTTATCTATTGATTCTATTGCAGACTTTGCACTATACATGAGCTGTTTATGCGAATATAATTTATTTTCAACTGAATTACTTACATTATCCGACAATAATGACATTTCATTTTCAATAGAATTTTCCAGTTCATTCGATGCACCCAAATAGTTAATGATAGACATACTCACTAGAAATATTGTAATAATAGGAATAAGTATACCAATTTTTGTGACAATCTTGAGATTCCCTAATAATTTCTTCATTCACTTTCTCCCTTTTGACCTTGATTCTTTGCACATTTTTCTTTCATAGTATACTGGATAAAAGTTTCATTAGTATATTATTTTTGTAATTTTTTTCATTTCTCACTGAACTTAAACTGAATTGGTCTTTAATTATTATGTGTGCCCACAACTTTAAGGCTGGTACAATTACAAGCGCATTCACGGATAGTTCAAATAATGACTAACGGTGCGACGAAGTACTTTTGATATTAAAAAAAAGTTGCCTATTTGTTAGAAAACCATAAAAAAGACAGCTCACTAGATAAATTAACCCGAATTATTCACAGGAATCTAAAATCCTGTGAATTTTAGTAGGTTTATAATTTGAAAGTTAATTCTGAGAGAAAAATAGCCGGATGAGCAAAGAGTTAAAAACAAAAAAACCACTGATTACTCAGTGGTTTTCATTCGTGCGAAGCGACGTTCTACTCTCACAGGGGGAAACCCCCAACTA
This portion of the Solibacillus daqui genome encodes:
- a CDS encoding methyl-accepting chemotaxis protein, whose translation is MKKLLGNLKIVTKIGILIPIITIFLVSMSIINYLGASNELENSIENEMSLLSDNVSNSVENKLYSHKQLMYSAKSAIESIDKPMKREQFVRFVEQLLPSNKETYGMGFWLEKDVANGELFGPYAHKDGEKVIYTDIYEDPSYDFHTQEWYTNSLKSAEVTYTEPYFDEALGEMFISFGIQLVKGNEPIGVITADYVLNSIQSIVSDVTIRESGYAFLMEDSGKFLTHPDPEKVNNETVQNYLNMPIEKLANVEDLIEITIDDEEYTLQYKQIDGMPWKLVLLVPTSELYSEVQAMLYQQIIASIVLILLIAIVIFLIARYIRSEVQNMNGYLGSLANGDLTQTMAADTKDEFGEMAQYYNHSQQSLGGMVQRILSESEIVASTAEELTASVQEVNLSITNVATSMQDVAENTSKQHVVSEQLESVTTVLANDMHGVVNVLENAVQKSTTTSDIAAGGSKQIRTFVDEITQLHIQVENSANLVNSLKDQSAQINTMSQLISSITDQTNLLSLNAAIEAARAGEAGKGFAVVAGEVKALAEQTGHASQDIAKLVRNIQDQINEAVSMMEQSRTIAHNGIDSVQQAGVTFDTITNAIQDLKRTIEETSHNTTNAYGKLTEVIVTVQAIREQAIATNEHTLNVSAITEEQSSTMNEMAVASEQLAMLAQSLQEETGKFNV